From the Ilumatobacteraceae bacterium genome, the window GCTCGTGCCGCTGATGGTCGTGGTGGTCGCTGCGGCGATCCAGTACGGCCGGGTCTTCGTGGTCGCGGCGACGGTGGCCGCGCTGTGTGCGGTCAACACGCTGTATCAACTCGTGTCCGCGCTCTGATCCGTGTGTCCCGGGCGGGTGTATCGCCGCCGGTACACTCGCCGACGATGGCCGAATCAGAGATCGACGACGACCCGGCTGCGTTGCGAGCCGAGATCGACCGCCTGCGTGAGCTGGTCGGGCCGTCCGAACAGAGCTACGCCGACCTCCGCCACGAACTGCTGGCCGCTCGCGACGCGGCCCGCGGCGCCGAGGCCACAGCCGGCAGCCTCCGCGGGCAGATGGCCGAGCTGCACGTGGCGCTCGACCGGGCGCAACAAGACCAGGAGCACTTCCAGAAGACCGTGTTCAGCGCGATCCGGTTCGGGCGCCGGCGTGTCGGACGGGCCATGCGCTCGCGCCTGCTGTGAGCTGACCGATGGCCCCACGCATCTCGGTCCTGACGACCGTGTTCGACCCCGAACGCGAACATCTCGAGGCGTGCCTCCGGTCGGTGGCCGACCAGGAGTTCACCGATTGGGAACACGTGCTCGTCGACGACGCCTCGACGAAGCCGTGGGTCGCGGACGTGCTCGCCGACGCTGCCAGGGCGGACCCGAGGGTGCGCCTCGTCACGCGAACGGCGAACGGCGGCATCGTCGCCGCCGGCACGGACGCTCTCGCGGCGGCAACCGGGGAGTGGGTGGCACTGATCGACCACGACGACGAACTCGAACCGACCGCGCTGGCAGCGATGCTCGCCGCGGTCGGTGACGACACCGACGTCGTGTACAGCGATCACGATCTGCTGCGGGCCGACGGTCGCTACGCGTCGCCGTCCTACAAGCCCGACTTCTCGCCCGAACGGCTGCGCAGCCAGAACTACATCACCCACTTCCTGATGGCGCGACGTGCACTGGTCGAGCAGGTTGGCGGGTTCCGGCAGGGGTTCGACGGAGCACAAGACCACGACCTGGTCCTCCGTCTCACCGAGCAGGCCCGGCAGGTGACGCACGTGCCGCAGGTGCTCTACCACTGGCGTCAGTCGCCAGCGAGCGTCACCTCCGACAGCGCCAACAAGCGCTGGGCATTCGACGCCGGTGTGCGTGCGGTGGGCGACCACTGTCGCCGGGTCGGCATTGACGCCACCGTCGAACACACCGAACACGACGGCTGCTACCGGGTCGACCGTCACCTCGCCGACCAGCCGCTGGTGAGCGTGGTGATTCCCACTCGTGGATCATCCGGGCGGGTGTGGGGCGTCTCCCGGGTGTTCGTCGTCGATGCCGTCCGCAGCATCCTCGAGACGTCGAGCTACACCAACCTCGAGTTCGTGATCGTCCACGACACCGTCACACCCGAGCCGGTCATGCAGGCGCTCGACCGACTCCTCGGCGACCGCCTCGTGGCGGTCCGGTACGACCGCCCGACGTTCAATTTCTCGGAGAAGATGAACATCGGCGTGCTGCACGCCGGCGGAGATCTCCTGCTCCTGCTCAACGACGACACCGAACTGATCGAGCCCGACAGCATCGGTGAACTGGTGGGGTTGCTCGCCGACGACGACGTCGCGATGGCCGGCGGCAAGTTGCTGTTCGAGGACGGCACGCTCCAGCACGGCGGTCACGTCTACCACCACGACCTGATGCACATCTGTTTCGGATGGAGCGGCGACTCGCCGGGGCCGTGGCCGCTCCGCCCGCTCGCGGTGGCCCGTGAGTGCAGCGGCGTCACCGCGGCCGCCTCGCTCCTGAAGCGGTCGGTCTTCGACGAGGTCGGCGGCTTCCCCGAGGCCCTCCCGCTCAATTACAACGACGTCGATCTGTGCCTCAAGATCCGCGACCTCGGACACCGGATCGTCTGGACGCCGTGGGCCTCGTGGTACCACTTCGAGAGCCGGACGCGGGACAGCGTGCTCCAACCCGAGGAGTACCAGTTCATCAACCAGCGGTGGCACACCGAGATCAACAACGACCCGTACTACAACGTGAATCTCGCGCCGAACCGCAACGACTGGCTCGAACGGCCCTTGCGGTCGGGTGCCCCGCCGATCGAGACCCGGCCGAACGCCGTCCGGCGACTCGTCGCCCGGCTCCGAGGTCGGTGAGGTGATGGCCGGCCGATGGTGGGCGGCGATCCGGCGCCGGCTCGTGAGCGTCCGGTCCGCTGAACGTGCTCCTCACGGCGTCAACGTCGTCGGCTACCTCGATGCGACGAGCGGGCTGGGGGAGCGGGCGCGCGAACTCGCCGCGACGCTCCGGTCCGGCGGCGTGGCGGTCAGCGAGTGGTCGGTGCCCGCGACCGGCGGGCCGGCCGCGACGCACGAGCGTCCGGTCGTCTACGACACGACGATCGCGGTGGTGACGGCGGTGCAGCTCGCCGACGTGACGCAACGTGTGCCGGCGCCGTTCGAGCGAGCCGCATCGACGGTCGGCTACTTCTTCTGGGAGCTCGCCGACGTGCCCGACGAACAGCAGTGGGGCATCGGGCTCGTCGACGAGATCTGGGCGCCGACGCAGTTCGTCGCCGACGCCTATCGAGCCGCGACCGCGGTCCCGGTTCGCGACGTGCCGCTCCCGTTGCCGGATCCGCACCGCCCGCCCGTCGGCTCGAACGGTGATCGCCGTGGTGGGGCCGAGTCGCGACTCGACGTGCTGGTGGCGTTCGACTTCCTGAGCGTGATGGAACGCAAGCATCCACTGGGTGCGATCGAGGCGTTCCGACGTGCGTTCCCCGCCGGCGAAGCGGTGCGCCTCACGGTCAAGACGATCAACGGCGCCGAGCGGCCTGAACAGCTCGATCGCATCAGGGCGGCGATCCGCGACGACGACCGGATCGAGCTGCGCGACGAGCGGTGCAGCAGGGAGGCGTTGAACGAGTTGACCGCATCGTCCGATGTGCTGCTCAGCCTCCACCGGTCGGAGGGACTCGGTCTGCACCTCGCCGAAGCGATGGCGCTCGGGACGATGGTCGTCGCGAGCCGCTACGGCGGCAGTCTCGACCTGATGGACGACGAGTGCGCGGCCCTGGTCGACGTCCGACTGATCGAGGTCCGTGACGGCGAAGGGGCGTACGCAGCCCCGGCACGGTGGGCGGACCCCGACCTCGACCATGCGGCGCGCCTGCTCCGGCGTGCCGCCGATGAACCGGCGTGGCGCGAGTCGCTCGCTCGACGGGCCAGGGAGCGGATCGCCGAGTCGCCGTCGCGCGAGGAGATCGGCGCTAACCTCGCCCGCATCCTGTCGTGATGCGGTCGTGGCATCCGGACAGCCACCTCGATCCATGAGCACCTTCGCATGAGCGTCCCGTCCGTCCGCCGAGTGGCCCGTGGGGCGACCTCGCCGCTGCGTGAGTTCTTCAACCAGCACTTCGAGATGGTCAAGGCCGAGATCCGGTCGGTCGACGCCGGTGCCGAGTTGCCGGCGCTCCAGGCGGTCATCGCCGATCTCGAGGCCGATCTGGTCGAGCAGTCGCTCCACCACGCCCGGGTCCTGTCGCGGCTGCGGGCCGATGTCGGCGCGCTCGACCAGCGCATCGTCGAGCTCGAACGCCTCATCGGACGGCTGACCGACGTGGTCGCGGCGGCCATGCTCGACGACGCTCCCGACGAGAGCTGATCCGGCGATGATCGCGTTCGATCTCCAGGCGATGCAGAGCATCGGCAACAGTGAGCGCGGGATCGCCCGGTATGTCACCGAGGTCGTGCGCCACCTGGTCGACGGCCCGCACCGCGATCGGGTCGACCTGTTTCTGTGGAACGACCGCATGCCCCGCCCCGAGCGCCTCGACGAACTCGGTCTCGGCGACCGACTCCGCTCGTTCTCCGACGTCGCCGGTCGTGACGTCGACGTGCTGCACGTCAACTCGCCGTTCGAGCTGCCGAGTATCGTCGACCAGTTCCCGCCGGTCCGAGCCCGTCATCTGGTCACGACCTGCTACGACCTGATCCCGTACCTGTTCCCGGAGCACTACATCGCCCAGCGGTTCGCCAGCGCGGCGTACCGGCGCCGGTTGGGCGTGATCGCCACGTCCGATGCCGTGGTGACCGACTCGCAGTCGGCCGCGGACGACGTCGTCCGCCACCTGGGGGTCGACGCCGAGCGGGTCACGGTGCTGGGCGCCGGCGTGTCGTCCCAGTTCCGACCGCCCGCCGAGCCGCTCGCCGACCGCATCGCCGGGCTCCGTCGGGAATGGCCCGGTCTCAGCGCCCGCTACGTCCTCGTGCCGACGGCCGCCGACTGGCGCAAGAACTCGCTCGGAGCGATCCAGGCGTTCGCCGGTCTGCCGCTTGAGGTCCGTCGCCGACATCAGCTGGTGCTGTTCTGCCGCCTCACCGACGACCAACGAGCCGATCTCGAATCGGCGGCCGACGCAGCCGGTGTCGGCGACCAGGTGCTGTTCACCGGGTTCGTGCCCGACGAACTGCTGGTCGCGCTCTACCAGAGCGCCGAGTTGGTGATGTTCCCGACCTATTACGAGGGGTTCGGCCTCCCGGTGCTCGAGGCGCGCCGATGCGGGGCCCGGGTCATCTGCAGCAACAATTCGTCGTTGCCCGAGGTGATCGTCGACGTCCGAGCCCGCTTCAACCCGTTCGACCCCGCCGACGTCACGGCGACCCTCCACCGGGCGCTCACCGACGAGGACCTGATCGGCGTGCTCGAACGGGTGCCGGAACCCGGTTTCACCTGGGACCTGGCGGTCGACCGGCTGATCGGGGTCTACGACCGACTGATGACCGACGTCCAGCGGCCGCCTGCATCGTCGCTCCCGGGAGATCCGCCCGAGGTCGCGAGCCGGATCGCGGTCGTCGGCCCGCTGATCCCCGAGCGGAGCGACGACGCCGCCCGGTTGCGTGAGCAGGTGCTGCACCCGCTCGTCGCCGACCCTCGGTTCGACGTGGCCGCCTTCGCAGCCCACCACCTTCCCGAGATCCTCGGCGACATCCCGTGCCCGATCCGACCGTTCG encodes:
- a CDS encoding glycosyltransferase, which codes for MAPRISVLTTVFDPEREHLEACLRSVADQEFTDWEHVLVDDASTKPWVADVLADAARADPRVRLVTRTANGGIVAAGTDALAAATGEWVALIDHDDELEPTALAAMLAAVGDDTDVVYSDHDLLRADGRYASPSYKPDFSPERLRSQNYITHFLMARRALVEQVGGFRQGFDGAQDHDLVLRLTEQARQVTHVPQVLYHWRQSPASVTSDSANKRWAFDAGVRAVGDHCRRVGIDATVEHTEHDGCYRVDRHLADQPLVSVVIPTRGSSGRVWGVSRVFVVDAVRSILETSSYTNLEFVIVHDTVTPEPVMQALDRLLGDRLVAVRYDRPTFNFSEKMNIGVLHAGGDLLLLLNDDTELIEPDSIGELVGLLADDDVAMAGGKLLFEDGTLQHGGHVYHHDLMHICFGWSGDSPGPWPLRPLAVARECSGVTAAASLLKRSVFDEVGGFPEALPLNYNDVDLCLKIRDLGHRIVWTPWASWYHFESRTRDSVLQPEEYQFINQRWHTEINNDPYYNVNLAPNRNDWLERPLRSGAPPIETRPNAVRRLVARLRGR
- a CDS encoding glycosyltransferase; translated protein: MAGRWWAAIRRRLVSVRSAERAPHGVNVVGYLDATSGLGERARELAATLRSGGVAVSEWSVPATGGPAATHERPVVYDTTIAVVTAVQLADVTQRVPAPFERAASTVGYFFWELADVPDEQQWGIGLVDEIWAPTQFVADAYRAATAVPVRDVPLPLPDPHRPPVGSNGDRRGGAESRLDVLVAFDFLSVMERKHPLGAIEAFRRAFPAGEAVRLTVKTINGAERPEQLDRIRAAIRDDDRIELRDERCSREALNELTASSDVLLSLHRSEGLGLHLAEAMALGTMVVASRYGGSLDLMDDECAALVDVRLIEVRDGEGAYAAPARWADPDLDHAARLLRRAADEPAWRESLARRARERIAESPSREEIGANLARILS
- a CDS encoding glycosyltransferase family 1 protein translates to MIAFDLQAMQSIGNSERGIARYVTEVVRHLVDGPHRDRVDLFLWNDRMPRPERLDELGLGDRLRSFSDVAGRDVDVLHVNSPFELPSIVDQFPPVRARHLVTTCYDLIPYLFPEHYIAQRFASAAYRRRLGVIATSDAVVTDSQSAADDVVRHLGVDAERVTVLGAGVSSQFRPPAEPLADRIAGLRREWPGLSARYVLVPTAADWRKNSLGAIQAFAGLPLEVRRRHQLVLFCRLTDDQRADLESAADAAGVGDQVLFTGFVPDELLVALYQSAELVMFPTYYEGFGLPVLEARRCGARVICSNNSSLPEVIVDVRARFNPFDPADVTATLHRALTDEDLIGVLERVPEPGFTWDLAVDRLIGVYDRLMTDVQRPPASSLPGDPPEVASRIAVVGPLIPERSDDAARLREQVLHPLVADPRFDVAAFAAHHLPEILGDIPCPIRPFAELALAWESGDIDAIVYAVGEQLPRAQLAAMSLLPGHVVLLSGPRPGTPEDRALSTHAADGSDLVDGLWSAISESRRAVAAATT